One window of the Zea mays cultivar B73 chromosome 3, Zm-B73-REFERENCE-NAM-5.0, whole genome shotgun sequence genome contains the following:
- the LOC100381712 gene encoding MACPF domain-containing protein CAD1 isoform 1 (isoform 1 is encoded by transcript variant 1), with amino-acid sequence MSLTGSALEAALQAVGRGLDAAGDHRLLYCKGGGRLVALEEDRARDLPLPDGGVLPSVPPDVEVEQCRRDPERIRPFPSGPSSAAADGPFVCSFDKMAEYFNRKSCLSETVPLGSFNSLFSFTGSWKNDAAATKALAIDGYSLPLFRVKIRSSELTLLESVKHAIPNVWDPSALASFIENYGTHIIISVTVGGKDEVYIKQHSSSQLSGLEFKNYVREIGRERFSDVENKSNATPINYSEKDITVIFRRRGGCDLVQSFSDWKGTVASAPDVIGMTFLSIVSLVDDVPGKKHLARAVELYLTYKPPIEELQYFLDFQVPLVWAPAPPGIASHHRKEPVCPSLQFSLMGPKLFISTEQISVGRRPVVGLKLLLEGAKQNRLAIHLQHLVSLPKIFLPHWDSHITIGPPKWQGPEEQDSRWFEPIKWKNFAHVSTAPIEYTETNITDLSGVYIVTGAQLGVWDFGAKSVLHLKLLFSRVPGCTIRRSVWDHSPSSSSIHKADESSSSSSDNAKLLKIIDMTETLKGPQDAPGHWLITGAKLGVEKGRIVVRAKYSLLNY; translated from the exons ATGAGTCTCACGGGGTCCGCCCTGGAGGCGGCGCTACAGGCGGTGGGGCGCGGCCTCGACGCAGCTGGAGACCACCGGCTGCTCTACTGCAagggaggtggaaggctcgtcgcGCTCGAGGAGGACCGTGCGCGGGACCTCCCGCTCCCCGACGGCGGCGTCCTCCCGAGCGTGCCCCCCGATGTCGAGGTCGAGCAGTGCCGCAGAGACCCCGAGCGCATCCGCCCCTTCCCCTCTGGCCCAAGCTCTGCCGCAGCGGATGGGCCCTTTGTCTGCAGCTTCGATAAG ATGGCTGAGTATTTCAACAGGAAGTCATGCTTGTCCGAGACAGTACCGCTGGGTTCCTTCAACTCTCTGTTCAGCTTCACCGGTTCATGGAAGAATGATGCTGCGGCTACGAAGGCCCTTGCGATTGATGGCTATTCTCTGCCTCTGTTTCGAGTGAAAATTAGGAGTTCTGAACTGACGCTGCTTGAGAGCGTTAAGCACGCGATCCCAAATGTTTGGGATCCATCAGCATTGGCTAG CTTTATTGAGAATTACGGTACCCATATTATTATTTCTGTTACGGTTGGTGGTAAGGACGAAGTATACATTAAGCAGCATTCATCGTCCCAATTGTCAGGGTTAGAGTTCAAAAATTATGTGAGGGAAATTGGGAGGGAAAGATTCTCAGATGTGGAAAACAAGTCAAATGCAACTCCTATCAATTACAGCGAGAAG GATATTACAGTAATATTCAGAAGGAGGGGTGGTTGTGATCTTGTTCAAAGTTTTAGTGATTGGAAAGGAACTGTTGCCTCAGCACCAGATGTCATAGGCATGACCTTTCTTTCAATTGTCTCTCTTGTTGACGATGTACCAGGAAAGAAGCACCTTGCTCGTGCAGTTGAGCTATACTTGACCT ACAAACCTCCAATTGAAGAATTACAGTATTTCTTAGATTTTCAAGTCCCACTAGTTTGGGCTCCAGCTCCACCAGGTATTGCTAGTCACCATAGGAAGGAACCTGTCTGCCCATCGCTTCAGTTTAGCTTAATGGGCCCAAAGCTCTTCATTAGCACAGAACAG ATCTCTGTTGGGCGCCGACCAGTTGTTGGCCTCAAACTGCTCTTGGAAGGAGCTAAACAGAATCGTTTGGCTATTCACTTGCAGCACCTTGTCTCATTACCAAAAATATTCCTACCTCATTGGGACTCTCATATTACCATTGGACCTCCAAAATGGCAAGGCCCTGAAGAACAAGACAGCCGATGGTTCGAGCCAATCAAGTGGAAGAACTTTGCTCATGTTAGCACAGCACCCATAGAGTACACTGAAACAAATATTACGGACCTATCTGGTGTTTATATTGTTACAGGTGCACAGTTGGGAGTGTGGGATTTTGGTGCAAAGAGTGTTCTCCACCTCAAACTTTTGTTCTCCAGGGTTCCTGGGTGCACAATTAGAAGATCAGTGTGGGACCACAGCCCATCAAGTTCTTCAATTCATAAAGCAGATGAATCTTCATCGTCCTCGAGTGATAATGCTAAACTTCTGAAGATTATTGACATGACAGAAACATTGAAGGGCCCACAAGATGCACCTGGCCACTGGCTGATCACAGGTGCTAAGTTGGGTGTCGAGAAAGGCAGGATTGTAGTGCGTGCGAAGTACTCCTTATTGAATTATTAA